The Pyxidicoccus sp. MSG2 DNA segment CGCCGCAGGAGATGACGGCGGCCTTCGGCTTCACCGCGGCGAGGAAGGCGGCCGTGGACGAGTAGCGCCCGCCATGGTGCGCCACCTTGAGCACGGTGGCGGAGAAGTCGATGCGCTTCTGGAGGAGGAGGGCCTCCGTGTCCGGCTCGGCGTCGCCGGTGAAGAGGAACGCCGTCTTCCCGTACGTCAGCTTGGTGATGATGGAGTTGGAGTTCGGGTCCGAGCGCGTGTCGTCCAGGAAGGGCTCCTGCGGCACGCGCGGCCACAGCACGGTGAGCGAGGTGCCCTCGCCCAGGCCGATGGTGAGCAGCGTCTGCGGCGCCTGCGGGTTGGGCTCCGGGTTCATCACCTGGCCCACCGAGCCGCCCACCACGTCCAGCAAGTCCCTGTACGCGTCGCTCGGGTGGTCGAAGCCCGGGTCCATGAAGCGCCTGGCGCCCACCGCCTTCAGCGCGTGGGCCATGCCGCCCAGGTGGTCCAGGTGCGGGTGGGTGAGGATGACCAGGTCCAGTGGCTCCTTCACCAACTGGCGCAGCCTGCGGGCCAGGTGCTCGCGCGCCTCGGGCGGGCCCCCGTCGATGAGCACCGTCTTGCCCGTGGGCGACACGATGAGCGCGGCGTCCCCCTGGCCCACGTCGAAGAAGTACACCGTGAGCGGCTTCACGGCGGGCGAAGGCGCGGCCCGGCCCGGGAGCGAGGCGAGCAGGAGGACGAGGAGGGTGAGCAGCCGGGCGGAAGACGTCACGCAGCGGACTCTAGCGCCCCATTCCCCTCTTCGGCACCTGCGGGAGGGCAGCGGACGCGTGCTCCCCGTGCGAGCGCTTCCCGAGGGGCGGGAAGTGGGCTAAGGGGCGCGACATGTCCGACTCCCAGGACGTCTTCGCGAAGTTCCTCGAGGAGCTCGCCGACCAGGCCCGCCGTCGCATGGATGCCTGGAAGGAGACCTCGCCCACGGAGTCCGGTGCTCCCGCTCCGGACACCCTGCCGTCCACCGCCCGCGTGGACATGGAGTCCATCCGCTCCCCGGCGGACCTGGCGCCCTACATCGACCACACGCTGCTCAAGCCCGAGGCCCGCGCCGAGGACGTGGCGAAGCTGGCCGAGGAGGCCCGCAAGCACGGCTTCGCCACGGTGTGCGTGAACAGCACGCACGTGGCCACCGCCGCGCGCGTGCTGGCCGGCGCCACCACCGTGCCCATTGCCGTGGTGGGCTTTCCGCTGGGTGCGTCGCTGCCGTCCGCCAAGGCCTTCGAGGCCCGCGAGGCCATCCGCGCCGGGGCGCGCGAAATCGACATGGTGCTCAACGTGGGCGCGCTCAAGTCGCGTGACTACGCGCTCGTGCACCAGGACATCGCCACCGTGGTGGACGCCGCGCGCCCGCTGCCGGTGAAGGTGATTCTGGAGACGTCCCTGCTCACGGACGAGGAGAAGGTGCTCGCCTGCGCCCTGTCCAAGGCCGCGGGGGCCGCCTTCGTCAAGACGTCCACCGGCTTCGGCGGGGGCGGCGCCACCGCCGAGGACGTGGCGCTGATGCGCCGGGTGGTGGGCGACGACGTGGGCGTGAAGGCGTCCGGCGGCATCCGCTCCGCCGAGGACGCGATGAAGATGCTGCGCGCCGGCGCCAACCGCCTGGGCGCGTCCGCGTCCGTGGCCATCGTCAGCGGACAGGCCTCCACGGCGAAGTACTGACACGGCGGCGAGACGTGAACGCGAAACAGCGAGAGGAATTCAAGAAGCTGCTGCTGGCGCTCCACTCCGAGCTGACGGAGAAGACGCCCGCCAGGATCGAGCCCAACCGCACCGACGACGCACGCATCGGCGGCGACGAGGACGAGCAGCCCCTCAACGAGATGATGCAGGCCATCGCCTCCAACCGGAACCGGAACATGGACGGCGTGCTCGCCCGGGTGATGAAGGCGCTGGGCAAGCTGCGCGACGACCCGGACTCCTATGGCGAGTGCGAGGAGTGCGGCGACGAATTGCCCCTGGGCCGGCTGCGCGCCATGCCCTACGCGGAGTACTGCGTGACGTGCCAGGGCGCCAAGGACGGCCCCAAGGGCCGCGCCACGCGCAAGAAGCTCACCGATTACACCTGAACAACCGGCGCGCGAGCCGCGTGCTCGCCGCGCCCTCCAAGGCTACACGAGGTCTCTACGCGCATGGACACCACCGGACTGAGAGAGCGGGCGGAGGCATGGCGTCAGGCGGACCCGGACGCGGCCACTGCCGCGGAGCTGGCGCAGTTGCTGGCCCGGGGCGATTGGACGGAGCTGGCCGACCGCTTCGCCGGGGATCTGGAGTTCGGCACCGCGGGCCTGCGCGGCGTGCTGGGCGCCGGCCCCAACCGGATGAACCGCGCCGTGGTGCGCCGCACCACCGCGGGCCTGGCGCGCTACCTCAAGGAGCAGGTGCCGGACGCCGCCACGCGCGGAGTCGTCGTGGGCCGCGACGCGCGCCGCCTGAGCGCGGAGCTGGCCGAGGACACCGCCGCCGTGCTCGCCGCGGAGGGCATCCCCGCCCACGTCTTCCCGCACCCGGTGCCCACTCCGGTGGCCGCCTTCGCCGCCCTGCACCTCAACGCCGCCGCGGCCATCATGGTGACGGCCAGCCACAACCCGCCCGAGTACAACGGCTACAAGGTCTACTGGGGCAACGGCGCTCAAATCATCCCGCCCCACGACACCGGCATCGCCGCCTCCATCGCCCGGGTGGAGCCCGCCAACCGCGTGCCGCTGCTGACTCCGGCGGACGCGCGCGCGAAGGGGCTCTGGAAGGACCTGGAGGACGGGGTGGGGGAGGCGTACCTGCGCGCCATCTCCGGGCTGCGCGTGCACAAGCGCGGCTCGGACACGCTGTCCATCGTCTACACCGCCATGCACGGCGTGGGCGGCGTGTGGGCGGAGCGCGCCCTGCGCGAGG contains these protein-coding regions:
- a CDS encoding ComEC/Rec2 family competence protein; protein product: MTSSARLLTLLVLLLASLPGRAAPSPAVKPLTVYFFDVGQGDAALIVSPTGKTVLIDGGPPEAREHLARRLRQLVKEPLDLVILTHPHLDHLGGMAHALKAVGARRFMDPGFDHPSDAYRDLLDVVGGSVGQVMNPEPNPQAPQTLLTIGLGEGTSLTVLWPRVPQEPFLDDTRSDPNSNSIITKLTYGKTAFLFTGDAEPDTEALLLQKRIDFSATVLKVAHHGGRYSSTAAFLAAVKPKAAVISCGAGNDYGHPTAEALQRLDASGARVFRTDQDGEVVAVSDGNTVTLRSAKGRAAPLLVPGGVKPGPVALGPILPSTRRARGGSRNKEPEPGARGAATVASRSTVESAPALSRDEEGAGPFVSLKGSKVFHREDCATLKRSKSERAVYSSRAAALRERRPAEDCHP
- the deoC gene encoding deoxyribose-phosphate aldolase → MSDSQDVFAKFLEELADQARRRMDAWKETSPTESGAPAPDTLPSTARVDMESIRSPADLAPYIDHTLLKPEARAEDVAKLAEEARKHGFATVCVNSTHVATAARVLAGATTVPIAVVGFPLGASLPSAKAFEAREAIRAGAREIDMVLNVGALKSRDYALVHQDIATVVDAARPLPVKVILETSLLTDEEKVLACALSKAAGAAFVKTSTGFGGGGATAEDVALMRRVVGDDVGVKASGGIRSAEDAMKMLRAGANRLGASASVAIVSGQASTAKY
- a CDS encoding TraR/DksA family transcriptional regulator; the encoded protein is MNAKQREEFKKLLLALHSELTEKTPARIEPNRTDDARIGGDEDEQPLNEMMQAIASNRNRNMDGVLARVMKALGKLRDDPDSYGECEECGDELPLGRLRAMPYAEYCVTCQGAKDGPKGRATRKKLTDYT